The endosymbiont of Bathymodiolus septemdierum str. Myojin knoll sequence CAAGAATTACAGCCACATATTAACCACCAGCCTTTAATGATTTCTATTGTTGCAGGGGTCAAGTCCACCAGTATTAATCGCTGGCTCGGGGGCGATGCATCAATTGTGCGTGCTATGCCAAATACACCTGCATTATTAGGTGTAGGCGCAACTGGCATGATGACAAATGATGCGGTTAGCAAAGAGCAAAAGGCTTTAACCGAACAAATATTGAGTTCTGTTGGTGCGTGTTTCTGGGTTAAAGATGAGGATATGATTGATGCGGTAACCGCATTATCGGGCAGCGGTCCAGCCTATTTCTTTTTAATGATTGAATCAATGACAAAAGCGGGGGTCGCCCTCGGACTGGATGAAAAAATAGCCGAAAAACTCAGTATTCAAACCGCATTAGGCGCAAGTATGATGGCAAGTCAAAGCAACGATTCCAGCAATGAATTACGCGCCAAAGTAACTTCAAAAAATGGCACAACGCAGGCGGCGATTGAGTCCTTTCAAACGCAGAATTTTGAGTCTGTGGTTTCTCATGCAATGCGTGCTGCTTTTGACCGCGCTAAGAAAATCGGCTTCGAATTAGATGACAATGCGTAATAATTTGAGCGTCAAAATTCAACCGTCAAAAATCTATCTAGGCATTAGTATTGCTGTCTATCTATTGGGTATATTTTCAGCTTGGTATTATTTTTATAGCCTATGGCTCAGTCTTGCCGTTAGTATCGCCTTATGCTTTTGGTTGGTTTATTTTTTACCTAGGTTTTTATGGCTTACCCATCCGAACTCTATCGTAGAAATTTCTCTGAATATGGATAAATTAATGGTGACAAAAAACAATTTTGCCACCCAACAATATTCCACTTTCCACCTTGAATTTCAATCTCGTTTCTTGGTTATTATCCGCATTGGCAAAGAATCTGTGGTTATTTTTAAAGATGCTTTGGCACCTGCTTCCCTTTCAAAAATTAACAAATATTTCAATGCTCACAGCTGAAGACACCCTTAAACTCAATGTATTAATGGCAACCTGTGAGGCGATTCGCGTTGATGTTTATAAAATCGTCGTCGTCGGATTGACCGCAGATAAAAAAGAGCAAATCATCGTCCTCAACCCGCCTGGTGATAGTAGTAAGTATATTCAAGCCGTGCAAAAATTATTAGTCTCGCAAGCATTAGGCAGTATGGGCGGCTATCCATCTTACCTCAAACGCTGGTCAAGAATGGGGCAAGTCAGCTCCGTCAATCTAAAATCCTTGCTCAAAATCGGCAACATTGAAGCCGTTGTTGCTGTAGCAAATGCTCAAAGTTTAAACGATGAAGTGCTGGATTTAGTCTGGTGGTGTGCCACCAACACCGACCAACAAGCGGAAATCGGTCGCTTCCTACTGACCCGTGATTTTGTTGTAAAACACCCTGTTGGTAAACAAATTGCCGATTATTTATTAGAGTTTTTACCTTTTACCGACGACACAACGCAATTAATTGACACTACCAATCTACTTTTGCAAGACGCATTAATTTCTCAAGAAGCAAAAGATAGATTGTGGAAACAAGGGCAAAGAAAAACCGCCTTCTTAGTGGGATTTATTGAGAGAGATACCGACAATTTACCGAATAATGACCACACAATTGCGTTAGATAGCGACATTAAAGAACTTGAATGCATTAATAGCGAACAAAGGCAAATCCTACTCAAAACTATTATTACTATCTTGAAAAAAATCAACCAAGAACATGTCCTATATCGCACTTTAGAAGTCTTGGGTAGTACTTTGGCACATCCAATGATTCAACGCTCAGACGACATCAAACATTGCCAAACCCAAGCACAACAAGTTTTAGGCAGCTTAGGTTTAGATAATGAAAAAATCAAAGCCCGTCTTTTCCTGGCAAGCATCGGCGAACAATTGGTCGTTAGTACCATCTCCGCCCACAGTTTGGCAGGTTCTGCCATTCGCAAAAAACTTGCTAATGTGCTAATGCCTATTCAGGATGCTCTGAAACTACTAACTACCCCATAGCAACTGCATATTAGCAATCGCCACCAATGAAGCGGTTTCAGTTCTAAGAACGCGGGCACCTAATAATAAAGGTTGACAACCCGCCTGTGTGGCTTGATCAATTTCTACCCCGCTCAGCCCACCTTCTGGACCGATTAAGATGGTGGCTTGGTTGACTTTTTCTACTTCTAATAAAATTTTTTCACAACGATGATGAAGGACAAAACCATTGATAATTGGCTGTTGTAAAAAAGCCTCTAATGTCATTGGTGCAACAACTTCTGGAACGACAGAGCGACCTGATTGCTCGCAGGCACTAATGACGATTTTTTGCCAATGTGCGTGGCGTTTTGCTAATTTATCACCTTTAAGACGGACGACGCAACGCTCAGTAAAAATAGGGATGATTTTATTAATACCGAGTTCCACCGCTTTTTGCATTAAGAAATCCATTTTTTCACCCTTGGCAATGCCCTGCACTAAAGTGAGATTGAGTTTTGACTCGGACAAATTTTGAGATTTCTCTAAAATTTTTACAACACATTTCTTTTGCACTTGTGATATTTCAGCTGTGTAATTCGCACCATCGCCATTAAACAAAGTCACTCTCTTCCCTTGTTGAAAGCGTAAAACTTTCACCAAATGATGTGATGCAGGTGCATCCAGTGTCAATTCATCGTTAACATTAATTAAGGTATTTTGGTAGAGCCGTGGGTTTTTCATTAAATTAAGCCATGGCGCCATTAATACCGATGACTTGTCCAGAAATATAACCAGCAGAATCGCTTGCTAAAAACGATATTAGTGCGGCAACTTCTTCTGGTGTGCCTTCTCGCCCAGCAGGAACTACTTTTTTTATGTACTCTTTATCAAACACATCTTGCGTCATACTACCTTTTATAATGCCTGGAGCCACAGCATTAACCGTAATGCCTCTTGACGACATTTCTATCGCTAAAGATTTGGTAGCGCCAATGATTCCTGCTTTTGTTGCCGAATAATTTACTTGTCCACGATTACCTATTACACCTGCAACTGAAGATAAATTAATCACCCTTCCCCAGCGAGTTTTCATCATTGGCAACATTAATTTTTGTGTAACATTAAAAAAGCCGTTTAAATTTACATTAATAACTTTTTGCCACTGGGCATAGCTCATACTCGCAAAAATACCATCATCGTGAATACCGGCATTATTAACCAAAATTTGTATAGCACCCTGCTCTAAAACTTTATCTAACGCCTTCTGTGTGGATTCTATATCGGTAATATCAAAACAAACTAAGGTCGCTTTCCCTCCATTTTCAGTAATAATTTGCACAACTTCAATCGCTTTTTCTTCATTGCGATTACTATGAACCAAAACTTCAACGCCCTTCTTGGCTAAATCAATACATATTGCACTGCCTAAATCCCCACTACCACCTGTTACTAAAGCTCTTTTCATTTTTTATCTCATTAATCGTTAAAAATAGCAACCACTGTTGCCCTTCCAGATATTAAATTCTCACCCTCAGAAGTAATTAAAAAATCATATATCATATTGCCATGGGAGGCTAGTCTTCTTGTAGCTTCAATGACCAAAGGCGAAGTAACACTATTTATTTCAGCATTCTGGTAGAAATCTATACCCCTTAATGCTGCCAAATACCCTTTTTGCATTTTCTCCTTAGACTCTTTTGCAATCAGAGCTCCATGAACTGCCATCGCCTGAGCTCCGTATTCTATCAAAGCAGATGTATGTAATATGCCATTACTAAGCAAGGGATTATCCTGCTTTTGATGTGTTTGCGTTGTACAGAGAATTGAATCTTTATCCCATTTTTCAACAAAATCTATTAAGCACATCGCTCCAGCGTGCGGAATCAATTGACAAATTTCATCACTGCTAAACATTATTAACTTTGACCAATAATTGATTTTTATTTAAATATGGAATGAAAATTTTAGTATCCATCTTGCTAACAAGCGCTTCAACCAAAGGCAACCCAAGTCCGATAGGGTTTCCAACTCTAACTTTTTCCAGGGAGTCATTAAAACATTGGGTTATTCTTTGTTGCTGGTCTGCAATTGAAATATCAATGCTTGCTATTGTGCCAATTTCCTTGTTTGCGCTTAACAGCAAGGAAATGGCAACTGGATATTCAAAATGACGAAAGCCATCTAAATTATCAGGGATAACATTATCATAAGCCACTAATAAAACATCGTTTTCCTCAACTAATACTTGACTTACTGCCTCAATCAATCCAGCAGAAAAGGTGTTGTCTCCCGCAGATAAACTGGTTGAAGGTGTTTTCATGTTAGCAGAAATAGAAAAATACCCTGCAGGGGCATTATGTACAGAATTATGGAATAAAGTTGGGGATACCATTTTAGTTTCAGTTGCCAAAGTCTTACAGATTTTATCTGTTATACCTAAATCCCCTTCTGACGAAGCAAAAACTGCCAATGTAATATCATTGTTATATTCTACCAATTCGATGACTTTTAAGGCAAGTCTAATAACTGTCGTCGTCCTACGAGCCTCATTTGCTGGTAATAAAGATGGAATCATTTTAGACAGTGCCTTTGCTTGCCAGTTTTTATGACCTTTTAAAATCTTTAACGACTCACTAGAGTCTTCCATTCCTGGGATTATCACTGAGACACCGTTAACATAAACTTTTTTATTTAGCATGAGAATATTAAACTACAGTTACTGCCACCGAATCCAAAAGAATTAGACATTATATGGTTTAGTGATTTTTTGACGCTCTTTGTCAATACCTGAACTGGTAGATTTTCATCTACAGTGTCTAAATTTATATTAGCAGGAATAATAGAGTTCTCTAACGCCAAAATGCAAATAATAGCCTCATTAATGCCAGCCGCCCCCAAAGTGTGTCCAGTCATACCTTTGGTTGAACTGCATAAAATTTCTGAGTTAAAAACTGTGGATAGTCCTATAGATTCTGATTGGTCATTTGATGGCGTTGCTGTACCATGTAAATTCACATAGTTGATATCCGTAGCATTAATACCGGCGGCCATTAACGCACTCTCCATTGCCATCTTTCCACCGGCACCTTTGGGATGAGGTGAAGAAATATGATAAGCGTCATTACTTTCTCCGTAGCCCGTTAGGCGAATATGATTATTACCACTAGATTTTTCTAACAACACAAAGCCCGCAGCCTCGCCTATATTAATACCCTGTCTATTCTTATCCCAAGGTCGACAAATACCCTCAGACACTAATTGCAAAGCGTTAAATCCATACAAAGTTGTTAAACACATACTATCAACACCGCCCACAACTGCAGCATCGCAGAAACCTGCTTGTATATGTCGATAGGCTGAGGCAAAAACTTTGGCACTTGACGAGCAAGCAGTAGAAATCACCATACCAACACCTGTCAAACCTAATGAGCGACAAACATATCTTTGGATAGAACTAGTATTGTCGGTATAAAGCATATCTATGTTGAGTAATTTACCTGTCTCCTCATTTCTACCAATATAAGCATTCTCAGTTTCTGCAATACCCGAAGTGCTAGTACCCAGAAAAACACCAATTCGATCTTTGCCATACCTTTCAATAGCCATATCAACTTCATTGCGGAAATCATTAGTATCTAATGCCAATTTAGCTAATCTATTATTTCTACAACTAAATTTTGTTAGAGGGTCTTCTAATTCGACATTGTTAACACTGTTAACCAGCCCCAAAAAGGTATTGAAGTTCATCCCGGGATAATGAACATTACGCAAACCACTGGAACTATTAAACATTGCCTCTAAGGTGGTACCTTTTCCAACGCCCAGTGCGTTAACCAGAGTACTTGCAGTGATTTGAAGAGCGTCTATCGTTTTATTCATATTTATTCACAGCAGATAAAGTAGGTGTACTAACAAATTTAGCAACAATAAAACAACTTAGCACACCCACAACAACAACTTGTCCAATCGAACTTAGCACACTAACCTCTGAAAAAGTCAGTACAGAAAAGGACATTATAGTCGTTATTGCACTAATAGTAATGGCATGCGTGCTATTAGAAGGTTGACCTGCTTTTATGTTTTCATAATTAAAAAACAAGCTGTAATCAAAACCCAAACCCACAACTAGCAATAACGACAATAAATGAAAAATGCCAATACTATTTCCTAACAACACTTGAAAACTAAGGCTAATCAGAACCCCTGAAAACACAGGTAGAACTATCCAAATTCGACTTTTATCTTTGCGAGAAAACCAAAGTACGCTAAAAAAGAGCAACGCCATCATCAGCAACAACCTGTTCCAAGTTTCACTCAAATAATTATCCATAATATTACTAGCTTCTTCACTGACAGAATAATAAGCATCTTTTAAGATAGGATCGCTATCAACTTGTTGACTAAATTTATCCATCTCTTTAATGTCAATAATCCTAATTAAAGAATACCATATGCCTTCTTGAGTAAACAACAATGACCGCATCTTATTACCCATAATAGACTCTTTGAACGCTTGATAATTCAACAAAGGTAGTGTTTTACTGTTGCTAACATCTTCAATGAATTGTTTAAATACACCTTTTTTAAAAGGTAGTTCTAATACAGACAGCGCCACCTTACTTTGTAATGTCTCTTTACTCGGTAAATGACTTTGGCGATATTGTTGCATTTTTTTACTTGGTAGCAATGTATCCACGCCAATAGACCCAGCAATAATCTGCTGATTAATAAGATTTTTTAACTGTTGCCGTATCTCTTTAGTCTTTGCCAAAACACCTTCTAAATCTTTATCGGATACCAAAAAAAGCTGGTCAATTTCCTCAACTCCCAATGCTTGGCGTAAATTTGAATCAATCTGTCTTGATTCAATCGAAGCCGGGTTTAATTGTGAAATACTGGCATTAAATAAATTGTTTTGTTGCCATAAAAATATTGCAGGTAACAAAACAACCAAAAAACTAATTAAAAATTTTAGCCTTAATGACGAAGGTTTTCCGATAGAAACCTCTCGTTTGTTTACCTTTTGATTCCGCATCCACACAGGGATTAAATAAACACTGACTACAAATGCTATGAACAATCCCACAATAGCAAAAACAGCCAATTGATTGAGCCCATCAAATCCAGTTCCCATCAAGGAAACATAAGCAAATATAGAGGTTAATAAGCCAATTTTAAGCGGGTTTGAAATATAATTAACTGCATCAGAAGCTGATTTTTTTGCTGATATATTACTAAATATATGTAATGGGTAATCTAAGCAAACACCAAGTGCGGTAATGCCAAACGCCAACACAATACCGTGTATTTGTCCAAAGATAATTTGGGTCATGGTCATTGCAATAAGAATAGAGGATCCAAGTACAATATTTGCTAATAGCAATAAATAAACAGACCTATAGACAAAGATAAAGATAAGAAACATAACCAAGAGAAGCACAAAGCTAGCCTTTTTAATAGTATCTTGAATGTTTTCACGCACCTGTGTTGCCACAACACTCGGACCCGATAACAATAACTTAGCACTGCCTGGTTTGCTATTGATAAAAGCATCTTTAATAGCCTTTATTGCTATATCTTGCTGTCCAGTCGTAGAATTTTCTTGAATTTGTATCATTAACAACGACTTGTCAGCAACAAACCAAACGCCATGTTTTTCTTTTGCTACTGTTTTAACTTGATTTAAAAACAGATAGTCTAAAAATGCCTTTTGAGGGTCAATCAATAAATAATCAATGAGCTTATTAGGGGCATTAGCAGTAAAAGTAGATAATAATTCTGCAAAATTATTACGCAATTCATCCACTTCAAAACTATTATCGTGTAATAAATACCGGTATTTCAATAACTCTTTATACCTCAAATTATCGTAATCTTGGGAGTTAACAATAAAATCAAATATATTATTTGTTTGCAATTTTGCCTTTAGCGATTGACTGAGTCGAGATAACTCTTTGCTATTAGACTCTAAAATTTGTACCAAAATAAGGTTGGCAGACGCTCCTTTTTGAGACTGCTCAATTAACACTTGCGAATTTTTATCTTGAATATTGCTAGGTAAAAATTGCTCAATATTAGAAACAACTAATAAGTGGTTGTTTAAATACCAAGTAGAAATTACGATAGTCATTAAAAATAAGAAATTTTTATACGCAATACTCATTTTTTACAGATCACTAAAAGTTGTTGTAACATCAGCGCCATTAGACTTAATTAATTTAATAGTGTCTATAATGCCAAGATGCCCTTTTATTAAAATACTTGGAATTTCAGCTAGCACTTCTTCATCTTTTGGCACCAGTTCAATTTCCCATTTATCGGTTTTAGCAAGATATTCAATGGCATAATTACTTGCAATTTTTTCCACATCCCCCAATAAAAGCCACTTAATAACATTAACACTACTAGCAAGAACAGGATAGTTAGCAATTATCACACTTTTTTCTTTACCTTCATTATTTATCAATAAAAGCGTCTCTTCTGTTATATGCGATTCAGATTTTTTAGGTGTATGAATATATTTACTCATCACCCCATCGCTACTGAGCGAGACTATGCCTGTTGATATAATCTCATTGGTAAAGAAAGTTTCACTATGTACTTCAATAAAATTTCGAGACTTGCTTGAATTTTGAACAATGTTGTCAAAAATAGTATTAACCTCAATTTTTGCGTAAGCAATACTCGTCATTAATACTGAAAAAATTAATAAAAACCTGAGAGAAATCACAACTCATCTCCCCAATAATCATAAAAATTAAACCAGTTGTATGGATGCTCTCTAACTATATCCTCAATATACGACACATACACTTGAGCATCTTTTTCAATATTACTTTCTCTTGCAATGCGCCCCTCTTTATAATTACTTTTTAATTCCTTGAAGTGAATCTCATATTTATTACCACCCATATATATTCCAAAAAAAACAATGGTAGGTTTTTTTAATATGTATGAAAGTGTAAATGGATATTTTGGTACGCTTACATCACCACCTAGCAGTGAACATTGGATAGTTTTTCGCCCATTAATACTTCTATCTGCTAATATAGCCACAAATCTAGCGTCATCTAAAGCCTCCTTAACCTCCAATAAAGCATTATTATCATTAACATTAATCACAGCATCTAGCATAACTGGATTAAGGTTGTACAAAATATCTGTAATCATTGAATTATGGGAAATATCCATCATAATTTTTGCTTGACCATATTTTGGGGTTAAATATTGCAAAATATCAAACCCACCGATATGAGAACCAAGTAATATAAAGCCAGAATTATCTTTGGTTAATTTTGATACGATATCTTCATTAACAACCTTAATGTTAAATTGCTCTGTTTGATTAGTAATGAAATAAACTCTATCTAAAATCATGGCAGAAAAACAATAAATGTGTTTCAAGGTTTTAAATAACCCATATTTTGTTAAGGTTACTCTTTTTAGATAATTTTTAGAAGCTCGACGCACTTGCGACGAAGTAAAAAAGAAATACAGCGTAATTGGATACAGCCAAAATCTTGCAAAATTGCGAGAAATATTAACAGCAAACCAACAAATTAAGCGAATAAAAAATGGACTACCTCTTTCTTTGCTTGCCCTCCAATCAAGATTTTTCATTTAATTTTTAAACGCCCTAGCACTGAAACTTCATCATTACAAATACATTCAAAAGAGACCAATGTGGGGGAAATATCTTTCAAAAACACAGTAACTCTTTGATTAGATAAAATAGGTTTTACAAACTTCACTGTGGGCAAAAATATCTCTTCCTTGGCACCCCCTAACTCAAAAAAACCCTGAAGGACATGCTCAATAATTACTGCCCCAGGAACAATAGGGTTGCCAGGAAAGTGCCCTACAAGGGATTTATGTTTACTATTAACAACAAAATTAAAAAAATTCATAACAGCCTCAAATCAAAAAAATTCAACAACCCTTTATACCTCATATTATATTACTTTTCTAAAGGTAAAATATTCATTGTCTTAATCAAGTCATCTAATGGCAATTTTCCCAATTCATTATAAGGGAGTTTATCAACAATTTTCAAGGGTCTTGGCAAGAAAACAGAATCCACTGCTTCTGACAATTTCTGTATTATTTGCTTGTTTGTTAAAGTTTTAGACACAACTAAAGCAGCCAATCTTATGCGACAATTTGAGTCTTCTTTAGGGATAAAAAAGACACCATCACTAACACCGCCAATGCCTTTAAGTTTGCAAGAAAGTCCAGCTAATGACTCTCTTTTCCCGCCAATTTTAATTAAATCATTACTCCTTCCAAGTAAATAAAAAAATCGATTATTAATGACCTTAATTTTATCAGAAAGTTTAATTAAATCGTCATATCCAATCGCATTTAATAAGGCCCCGTTCTCTGTCTCTTGAATATTATAATTCTCTAGTAATTCCCATTGCTTATGCTTGCTCGTTTGCCTTGTTGCGATAGCACCAGACTCACTGCACCCATATATTTCAAATACCTTAGCACCCAATATCTGTTCCGTCTTATAAGCAATCTCATTAGACAATGGGGCGGTTGCTGAAATGATTAAATCAATATTTCTCCAGCCTTCAATCAACCCAGTGCAGGCCTTTAGATGTAATGGCGTTGTAATAACAATCTTTGGCTCCAAAGTTTCTAGCACGGTTTGCTGAATATCCAATGGATAAAATGGATGAGCATCATGCATCGTCACTCCCAAAGTCAAGGGGAAAATAATAGAAGTCTCAAACCCAAACATATGTTGTGGGGGAACAGAAGCAACAACACACTTCCCAGCAATACCCATCGGCCACAACCTTTGGCTAACTCTAATTGAACTTTCATTTAATTGCCCCCAAGTTTTTGGGTTTTCCTTTGGCTTTCCAGTAGTACCTGAAGTAAACAAAACAGCGACAATTTGCTGTGCGTCTATATCAAAATTCTTTGCCATATCTTTTTCATTGTGACAGTCTCCGCTATACAAATGAGCAACATCCTCGTCATTAATAATATCACTATCAGAATATAGCTCTGAGAGCCGACCTATCTCTTTTGTTGCTTTTGAATTTGGAAATAAACTTACTTTCCCAAGGGCAACACAGGCTGAAAAAGTAACTAAAAAATGATATTTATTCTCACAAAGATTAATCATATATTTACCCGATGATAAAGTAGCCCTTGTGAGTTCAATATGAAATAGAAACTCTTCTTTGAAAATTTTACGACCCTGGTAAATAGCAACTGCGTTTTCATTAAAATCATTCAGCAGTTTAAATGTTTTGTTCATAAACTATTTTTCAGTCTGCAACGAGAAAGGCGGATAATAAAAACTTTGAAACTAATTTTATCATCTTTAAATTTAATATTTCTATATAAAAACTCAATCAGCATAATCAATGTCAAAATAGCGTAGTTCCCAAAATTTGAAACCCAACTCCAAGTCTCAATAGAAAACCAGATAAAGACAACTACATTTTGCACAAGCATATACATAAAGCCAACTACCCAAATGACAGTAACCGTCCTCGTGTATTTTTTCTTGTTAGCGTTCAATGGTTTGTTATCAATGCAATCTGCAAATTGTGTAATAACGGGCACATTTCCAGATAGAAGAGATTTGGAAAATATATAAAGTAAGGTTAATAAAACCAATATAGGTGTTGATTGAATTAACGCTTGTCCTTTATTGCACATAACAATAAAAAATGCAGCACTTGTTGCAAATGCAATAATCGAAACCTTCAAAGTATAAGATTTGGTTTTTAAGGAGTAAGTAAGAAAAAATACTGCCATTAATAAATAAATAACGGGTAGCAATGTATTAGAAATTTGAACGCCTATATGGGAGACCACTGGATACAGGATAACCCATATAGGAAATTTCCCCATTAGAAATTAGACTTTATTTAATTTAACATGTTTGGCGAGCGAGCGAATAGAGGAAAAAATTTCCTTATTGTTTGCACCATCTGACTTTAATTGAAAACCGTATTGGGCCGATAATGCCATAGACAATTCTAAAGAGTCAATTGAGTCTAAGCCAAGTCCATCATAAAATAATGGCTCATCAAAATTAATATCAGATGCGTTAATATCCTCAAGATTTAAGGTTTCAACGATTAATTCTGCAATTTCACT is a genomic window containing:
- a CDS encoding phosphopantetheine-binding protein, which produces MSSTEQLESEIAELIVETLNLEDINASDINFDEPLFYDGLGLDSIDSLELSMALSAQYGFQLKSDGANNKEIFSSIRSLAKHVKLNKV